TGAAAGTAGCACATGATGAACGGCACATCTCGCGAAGGCACGAAAGAAATATAATCTTTATTCCAATGAATCATACAGTTACAACTGAATTTTCAATTTCTGATGAAAAAAAGCAGGAATTAGTGAAACTTGGATATGATCAAACAAGTAGTTTTTTAAAAAAATGGTCCTATTAGTAGTAGTATAAAGAAAAGAGAGTAGATCAAAAGCTTTGATAATATTTAATAAAAAAAGAAGAACCAAGCTGTTAAAATGATGCTCGGTTCTTCTTCTTTCCTTTTTTTCCTTCTATAACAGTTAAATGTGGATGATCTTTACGCTTTTGAATGTTAGGGTTAGCAGCTTTGTTTGATTGAACAGATTTTGACATTGGTCTAGCTACTTGGTTGTTACGGTTACGTTCATTATATCGCTTTTTTGATTGCTTTACTGCTTTCTTGTATGCAGAATGTTCAGTATTTCTTTTGTTATTACCAGATAGTAACTGTAAAATCATATAAAAAATACCAAAAACAATCAGTCCTGTTATAAGAGTTAAAATAAGTGTTTCAGGTTTATTAAAAAGCACGGACAACAATCCCAGACCACTTAAGCTAATTATTATGATTATTGGTAAAGACGAGCGACGTTGCAACGAATCCACCTCCCTAAACATTCTATATAACTATTGTATTAACCAAAATAGGTCAAGTTGACAAATGTTATACAATTTCTTCAGTTTTATTTATAGCATTAGGGTCATTTTCTAAACGTAATAATTCATTAAATGAAGCAATGGCTACTTCAACTTGACTATCAGTTGGCTCTTTTGTCGTTAATAATTGCAGCCATAACCCAGGATACCCTAAATAACGAAGCAATGGGATATCTCGGAATTTATTGGTAAGTTGCAACACTTCAAACGAAATTCCTAATACTACTGGAATTAATGCGAGTCTATTCACAACTCTAAGCCATAACGGTTCTGTAGCAACAAATGGAAGCATGTAGACAAAAACGCCAACAATCACGGTAAATATAATAAAGCTACTGCCACAACGATAGTGTAGTCTTGATTGATTTTGAACATTTTGGACTGTTAATGGTAAGTCGCTTTCAAATGCATTAATTACTTTATGTTCTGCTCCGTGATATTGAAATACACGCCTGATGAGTGGAGTTAATGAAATAAAGTAAATATAAGCTAACAGCAATAATAATTTAAATAATCCTTCAATCAAAATTTGTGATAAATCAGATGAAAAAATTGGACGAGTTAGTTCAGCCAAAAAAACTGGAATCAAAGTAAAAATAAATTTACCAAATAAAAATGATAGAATACCTACTGCGGCAACACCAAGTATCATTGCTAACTTTGACTCAGATTGTGAATGATCGATTTTTTCATCTTCACTAGGATCGACATCGTATCTTTCAGTTGAGAAATTAAGGTGTTTTGATCCATTTGCACTTGCTTCAAGAATTGCAATAATTCCTCTAAGAAAAGGAATTTTTTTCATTGTCGTTAAAGCTTGTTTTGATTTCCTAGGTAGCCGAAAGTATTCAATTGATTGATCTTTTCTTCGTATAGCTGTTACATAGTGACGTTTTCCACCAAACATGACACCTTCTACAACAGCTTGGCCACCGTAAACCGGTTTGTTTTCTTGAGACATTCAATTCACCAACCTAAAAAATTCATTGAGAAACTTCATCCTATGTATATTTTACTAGAAAATAATAAAAACCTCTAGGTTGATGTGTCAATTGTTAAGGCTCTTTTCGTAAACTTTGTTGATATCTTTGATTTTAGTAGAGCAATTAGAGAGATTTTATACGATTATTAATGTATTAAGAAGAATTCCGTTGCTACATACATACATACATATTTTATCTGAATAGTATAACAATCATACGAAAGCAGGCTGTGTAAATATATTATACCCGTTACAATGTATATTTACACATCTCTGCTAAAATTTCCTATTTGTACCACAGTTATAATTTACAAATAGAAAGAAAATGAGGGGATATACTAGTATAAGAGGTGACTAAATATGGAATCAGAGCAACAAGCATTAGAGCAAAATCAAAAGGAAACCCCGCTACCACTAGTTACAAAGGTTATAGTAATAGGTTTGTGTGGTGGGGTATTATGGAGTTCAATATCGTATTTGGCGTACATCCTAAATTTTACTGAATTGAGTCCTAACCTCGTGTTATTACCTTGGGCAATAGGAGATTGGAAAAACCAAGTTTTAGGAAATGTGATTGGCATCATTGTTATTGGTCTTTTGTCGATCTTAACAGCATTACTATACTATGGATTATTTAAGAAATACGACAATCTTTGGGTTGGGATATTATATGGAGTTGGTTTGTGGTTACTTGTTTTTTATTTATTTAATCCAATATTTCCTGGGTTAAAAGACATGAACGAACTTTCAAGGGACACTGTTATCACTACAATCTGTCTTTACATATTATATGGCGTATTTATCGGATACTCCATTTCTTTTGAAGTGAATGAACTTAATGATCAAAGTCATCCGCAACAACCTTCAACAGAGAAAGAATAGTTGTTAAAAATTTATAAAATAGTCTCTTTCATATAATCTTGGTCTTATTGAAATAAAATTAAAATAGCAAGTTGAAGCTATTTACGACTTCCATCTTTTAAAAGAAGAAAAGATGCCTAGCTTGTAAACATTTTTATTTCTCCGAACGGAAAAAATAATCAATCGAAAACAGCATTCGTTATCTTTGTTACTCTATTGTTAACAATTAAATAAGCTTAATTTCTTAATCAACTAACAATGGCTTTAAAGAAAACTGCGTAAAGGAAAAAGCGACTGAAAGAAGCTTCAGTTTATGGTAGAATGTTCTATGATTGAACATTTTTTGTGCAAGGAGATAAAAAACTATGAATCGAGTCTTACTGATTAACGGACCTAACCTTAACCGGCTTGGTAAAAGGGAACCAACAGTATATGGAGTTGAGACATTAGAATCATTAGAAAAAAAATTAGATATATTTGCAAAGGACCAGCAAGTAGAACTTCATTGCTTCCAATCAAATCATGAAGGTGAAATCATAGATAAAATCCATCTGGCAGCAGATAACTATGATGGGGTGATCATTAATCCAGGTGCATTCACTCATTATAGCTATGCAATTTTAGATGCGATTTCGAGTATCTCTACACCTGTCATAGAGGTCCATATTTCAAATGTTCATGCTCGTGAGTCATTTCGACATGTGTCAGTAACAGCTCCTGCTACAATAGGACAGATTGTTGGCCTTGGTACCTATGGTTATAAACTTGCTTTATTAGCATTAATAGAAAAAATAAGGGGAAGTGAAAATAATGAGTAAATTAACAAAACTCCGTGAACAATTTTCCTCACACGACATTGATGGATTGTTAATTACAAATGGCTATAACCGTCGATATATTACAGGTTTTACTGGAACTGCAGGTGTAGCGATAGTTAGCTTACATAAGGCGGTTTTTATTACTGATTTCCGCTATGTTGAACAGGCAAATAAACAGATTCAAGGCTTTGATATTGTTCAGCATACTGCTCCCATTATGGAAGAGGTTGCAAAACAAGCTGAGTTAATGGGGATTAAAAAATTAGGATTTGAACAAGATAACATGACCTTTTCTACATATAAGTCATATGAAAAGGAGTGTAGTGCAGAGTTAATTCCAGTTTCAGGTGCGATTGAAAAGTTACGGTTGATAAAGTCGGAGTCTGAGATTAAGATATTAAAGGAAGCTACGCAAATAGCAGATGCTGCTTATGAACATATTTTGCAATTTATTAGACCGGGAATTACTGAGTTAGATGTGTCAAATGAGCTAGAATTTTTCATGAGAAAGCAAGGAGCCGTTTCCTCTTCATTTGATATTATTGTGGCTTCTGGCTATCGTTCAGCACTACCACATGGTGTTGCTAGCGATAAAGTGATTGAAACAGGAGAATTTGTTACGTTAGATTTTGGGGCTTATTACAAAGGGTATTGTTCGGACATTACACGAACAGTAGCAGTAGGTGAGGTAAGCGAAGAGCTTAAAAATATTTATCATATCGTATTAGAAGCACAAATGCGTGGCATGAAAGGAATCAAGCCTGGTATGACAGGTAAAGAAGCTGATGCATTAACACGTGATTATATTCAGGAAAAAGGTTATGGTGAATACTTTGGACATTCAACAGGTCACGGATTAGGTATGGAAGTACATGAAAGTCCATCTCTTTCGTTTAAATCTGATACAGCACTAGTACCTGGAATGGTCGTCACAGTAGAACCTGGTATATATGTTGCTGGTCTTGGTGGGGTACGAATAGAGGATGATACAGTTATTACTGAGGATGGAAATGAATCACTTTCTCATTCAACAAAAGAGCTAATTATATTGTAACCTTCATTTAATATGGTTTGAAATACACATAACATCATTAAACGACTAATTAGTATATTTACAAAATGGGAGGATATAACAGAAATGATTTCAGTTAATGATTTTAGAACAGGATTAACGGTAGAAGTAGACGGAGGTATTTGGAGAGTAATAGATTTCCAACATGTAAAACCAGGAAAAGGAGCAGCGTTTGTTAGATCTAAGCTTCGTAACCTTCGTACAGGTGCTATTCAAGAAAAAACTTTCCGTGCAGGAGAAAAAGTAGGGAAAGCACAAATCGATAATCGCAAAATGCAATATTTATATGCGAATGGTGATCAACATGTATTTATGGATAATCATACTTATGAACAAATTGAGTTACCTGAGACTCAAATCGAATATGAATTGAAATTCTTAAAAGAAAACATGCCAGTTGCTATCATGATGTATCAAGGTGAAACAATCGGAGTAGAACTACCGAACTCAGTAGAATTAGTCGTAACAGAAACAGAACCTGGTATTAAAGGGGATACTGCTTCGGGAGGATCAAAGCCAGCAACTACTGAAACTGGGCTAATTGTTCAAGTTCCATTCTTCGTAAACGAAGGGGATAAGTTAGTCATTAATACTACAGATGGTACTTACGTTTCACGCGCATAATTGTTGAGAGCAATCCAAGCTGACAACCAATCTGAGCTTATATATTAAAATATAATATTCAACAAAAAACACTCATGTACTTGAATCAAGTGTACATGGGTGTTTTTTGTGCACTTTTTCAGAGATGATTAGCCGAGTGCTTGTGCAGGAATCAGGATGACGACCTTCCACCGTTGCACACAGGACGTGTGCTGATGTTAGGTGGAATTGGGGTGCCTTCCGCTTTTCTACTTGGCTAGCTTCGACTCCTTGCCTCTCGAGGTTACTTTAGCCATACTCCCGAAGTCAAAAAATGCCTTCTAGTGTATGGCTTCCAGTGCTTGTCGCCGATAAGCAGGTGCCTTCCGCTTTTCTATTTGTCTAGCTCCAGCGCATATCCCCTCGAGGTCGCTTCGTCATATCAATCGAAGGCAAAAAGCGCCTTCAAGTGATATAACTCCAGCGCTTGTCGGGGATGGGCAATGCGCTTCCGCTTTTCTATTTGTCTAGCTCCAGCGCATATCCCCTCGAGGTCGCTTCGTCATATCAATCGAAGGCAAAAAGCGCCTTCAAGTGATATAACTCCAGCGCTTGTCGGGGATGAGCAATGCGCTTCCGCTTTTCTTCAATAGTTGCAGTCATAAAGTGGTCAAGCTGACCATACATTGTGTTATAAGGACGTTCAAGGAGAAGTAGGGTTTTAGCAAAGGCTCATTTATGAAGAGTATTGAAATTATTGAGATGTTCCTTTAATGGGGGGTGGAAAAATGGATGAGGTTTATAATGTATTGCCACAGTCAATCTCTCTTCTTCTTACAAAATATTCTCCATCGACCCTCAAACAAATAGAAGAAATACGAGTAAGAGTTTCGAAACCACTAGAAGTTATTATTGATGGTAAACCACAGTTTCATCCATATTTGGTTACACATGAGGATGGACGCCAACTTCTAAATAAAATAAGCCAATATTCAATTTATACGTTAGAAGAGGAGCTTAGGAGAGGGTACATTACAATTGAAGGTGGACATCGGGTTGGCTTGGCAGGGAAGGTTATAACAGAAAGTGGGAACGTAAAAGCGATTCGAAATGTGTCTTCTTTTAATATTCGAATTGCAAAGCAAAAGATAGGTGTGGCAAATCATTTAACTAATTATTTATATAACAACCGATGGCTAAATACTATTATAATCGGTCCACCGCAAACTGGAAAAACAACTCTACTTAGAGATATTACGCGGTTAATAAGTTTAGGGATAGCTGATGAGAATATCCAGTCATGTAAGGTAGGTATAGTTGATGAACGTTCTGAAATAGCTGGTAGTGTCAATGGTATCCCACAGCATGATCTTGGAGAAAGGGTAGATATCCTTGATGCTTGCCCAAAAGCAGAGGGTATGATGATGATGATTCGTTCTATGAGCCCTGATGTGCTAGTAGTGGATGAAATAGGTAGAGTAGAAGATAGTGAGGCGATATTAGAAGCAGTAAACGCAGGTGTGAGATTATTTGTGACTGTACATGGGTACGAATGGCAGGATTTAAAAAAGCGTCCATCTCTTAGGCCCATTCTTGAAATGGAAGTGTTTGATAGGTTTATAGAATTAACAAGAAGGAATGGACCAGGTACTGTTTCGCGAGTATTGAATGCTAGAGGTGAAAACATCATGAGTAAAGTGAGAGTGACCTAAATGAAGTTTCTTGGCGCAGTGATAATACTAATTGCTTCTACGTGGACAGGTTTTGAAGCTGCTAAGCAATTAACAGAGAGACCACGTCAACTTAGGCAGTTAAAGGTGGCATTACAATCACTCGAGGCAGAAATTATGTATGGTCATCTTCCGCTACATGATGCAGCTATGAATTTGGCAACTCAACTTCAAAAACCGCTCTCCTGGTTGTTTGAGGGTTTTGCGAAAAATCTAGAGGCAAGTGATACAAGTGTAAAAGATGCTTGGAATAAGAGCTTACAGGAAGTATGGAAGTTTACATCTTTAAAAGCAGGAGAAATGGAGATACTTAGGCAATTTGGCGAGACTCTTGGTCAGCACGACCGTACTTCACAACAAAAGCATATTTTGTTAGCTTTAAATCATTTAGAAAGAGAAGAGAATGAGGCGAAGGAACAACAGTTACGATATGAAAAAATGGTGAAAAGTTTAGGATTTTTAGGTGGTTTATTACTAATAATTTTATTGCTGTAGTGATTAGGAGGAGAAGTACATCGTGGGCATAGATGTGGATGTCATATTTAAAATCGCTGGCGTAGGTATAGTAGTTGCATTTCTCCATACAATTTTAAAACAAATGGGAAAAGAAGATTACGCTCATTGGGTAACCTTATTAGGTTTTGTTTATATTTTGTTTATGGTAGCTTCAATAGTCGATGACTTATTTAAAAAAATTAAGTCAGTCTTTTTGTTTCA
This portion of the Cytobacillus sp. IB215665 genome encodes:
- a CDS encoding SA1362 family protein, whose translation is MQRRSSLPIIIIISLSGLGLLSVLFNKPETLILTLITGLIVFGIFYMILQLLSGNNKRNTEHSAYKKAVKQSKKRYNERNRNNQVARPMSKSVQSNKAANPNIQKRKDHPHLTVIEGKKGKKKNRASF
- a CDS encoding DUF1385 domain-containing protein, yielding MSQENKPVYGGQAVVEGVMFGGKRHYVTAIRRKDQSIEYFRLPRKSKQALTTMKKIPFLRGIIAILEASANGSKHLNFSTERYDVDPSEDEKIDHSQSESKLAMILGVAAVGILSFLFGKFIFTLIPVFLAELTRPIFSSDLSQILIEGLFKLLLLLAYIYFISLTPLIRRVFQYHGAEHKVINAFESDLPLTVQNVQNQSRLHYRCGSSFIIFTVIVGVFVYMLPFVATEPLWLRVVNRLALIPVVLGISFEVLQLTNKFRDIPLLRYLGYPGLWLQLLTTKEPTDSQVEVAIASFNELLRLENDPNAINKTEEIV
- a CDS encoding YqhR family membrane protein, with the translated sequence MESEQQALEQNQKETPLPLVTKVIVIGLCGGVLWSSISYLAYILNFTELSPNLVLLPWAIGDWKNQVLGNVIGIIVIGLLSILTALLYYGLFKKYDNLWVGILYGVGLWLLVFYLFNPIFPGLKDMNELSRDTVITTICLYILYGVFIGYSISFEVNELNDQSHPQQPSTEKE
- the aroQ gene encoding type II 3-dehydroquinate dehydratase, with amino-acid sequence MNRVLLINGPNLNRLGKREPTVYGVETLESLEKKLDIFAKDQQVELHCFQSNHEGEIIDKIHLAADNYDGVIINPGAFTHYSYAILDAISSISTPVIEVHISNVHARESFRHVSVTAPATIGQIVGLGTYGYKLALLALIEKIRGSENNE
- a CDS encoding Xaa-Pro peptidase family protein, encoding MSKLTKLREQFSSHDIDGLLITNGYNRRYITGFTGTAGVAIVSLHKAVFITDFRYVEQANKQIQGFDIVQHTAPIMEEVAKQAELMGIKKLGFEQDNMTFSTYKSYEKECSAELIPVSGAIEKLRLIKSESEIKILKEATQIADAAYEHILQFIRPGITELDVSNELEFFMRKQGAVSSSFDIIVASGYRSALPHGVASDKVIETGEFVTLDFGAYYKGYCSDITRTVAVGEVSEELKNIYHIVLEAQMRGMKGIKPGMTGKEADALTRDYIQEKGYGEYFGHSTGHGLGMEVHESPSLSFKSDTALVPGMVVTVEPGIYVAGLGGVRIEDDTVITEDGNESLSHSTKELIIL
- the efp gene encoding elongation factor P, whose product is MISVNDFRTGLTVEVDGGIWRVIDFQHVKPGKGAAFVRSKLRNLRTGAIQEKTFRAGEKVGKAQIDNRKMQYLYANGDQHVFMDNHTYEQIELPETQIEYELKFLKENMPVAIMMYQGETIGVELPNSVELVVTETEPGIKGDTASGGSKPATTETGLIVQVPFFVNEGDKLVINTTDGTYVSRA
- the spoIIIAA gene encoding stage III sporulation protein AA translates to MDEVYNVLPQSISLLLTKYSPSTLKQIEEIRVRVSKPLEVIIDGKPQFHPYLVTHEDGRQLLNKISQYSIYTLEEELRRGYITIEGGHRVGLAGKVITESGNVKAIRNVSSFNIRIAKQKIGVANHLTNYLYNNRWLNTIIIGPPQTGKTTLLRDITRLISLGIADENIQSCKVGIVDERSEIAGSVNGIPQHDLGERVDILDACPKAEGMMMMIRSMSPDVLVVDEIGRVEDSEAILEAVNAGVRLFVTVHGYEWQDLKKRPSLRPILEMEVFDRFIELTRRNGPGTVSRVLNARGENIMSKVRVT
- the spoIIIAB gene encoding stage III sporulation protein SpoIIIAB codes for the protein MKFLGAVIILIASTWTGFEAAKQLTERPRQLRQLKVALQSLEAEIMYGHLPLHDAAMNLATQLQKPLSWLFEGFAKNLEASDTSVKDAWNKSLQEVWKFTSLKAGEMEILRQFGETLGQHDRTSQQKHILLALNHLEREENEAKEQQLRYEKMVKSLGFLGGLLLIILLL
- the spoIIIAC gene encoding stage III sporulation protein AC, whose protein sequence is MGIDVDVIFKIAGVGIVVAFLHTILKQMGKEDYAHWVTLLGFVYILFMVASIVDDLFKKIKSVFLFQG